Genomic window (Caldinitratiruptor microaerophilus):
CAGGTCGCACAGCACGGCGTCGGCCCGCCCGGCGAAGAGCCGGCCGACCGAACGGGCGTCCGCGCACACGGTCTCGATCGACCGCAGCCCGAGCCGGCGGGCGTTCTCCTCGACGAGCTCCAGCCTTTGCGGGTGGAGGTCGATCGCAAGCACCCGCCCCCGGTCGCCCATCCGCTCGGCCAGGTGGGCGGCCTTGCCGCCCGGGGCCGCGGCCACGTCCAGCACCAGGTCGCCGGGGCGGGGGTCCACCACGGGCGCCACCAGCATGGAGGACTCGTCCTGGACGGAGAAGAGGCCCTCCCGGAAGGACGCCAGCTCCTTCAGGCTGCCCGTGCTCGCCACCCCCGACAGGACCAGGCCGTCCGGCGACCAGCGCGTCGGGTGGGCCTCCACCCCTTCCCGGGCGAGGCGCTGCCGCAGCGCGTCCCGGTCGGTACGGAGGCGGTTCACCCGCACCGTGAGCGGCGGGGTCTGGCCGAGCGCCTCCAGGAGGGCCTGAGCCTCATCGAACCCGTAGCGCGCCAGCCACCGCTCGACCAGCCAACGCGGCTGCGAGGTGAGGAGGGCGAGGTGCTGGACGGGGTCGGCGGCCGCATCGGGCAGCCGCAGCTCGGGCAGGCGCCGCAGGAGCCCGCGCAGGACGCCGCTCACGAAGCGCGCCACGCCCTCGTGGCCGTGCCGCCGCGCCAGCTCCACCGCCGCGTGGGTCGTCGCCCACTCGGGGATGCGGTCGAGGTACAGATACTCGTACACGGCCATCCGGAGGATGTTGCGGACCTGCGGGGTC
Coding sequences:
- the rsmB gene encoding 16S rRNA (cytosine(967)-C(5))-methyltransferase RsmB, with translation MRALAGTAGAAREAALEVLRRVDAGGAYASLALGEVLRRRALDPRDRALATELAYGVIRRRQTLDWYLEQVSTRPLAHMTPQVRNILRMAVYEYLYLDRIPEWATTHAAVELARRHGHEGVARFVSGVLRGLLRRLPELRLPDAAADPVQHLALLTSQPRWLVERWLARYGFDEAQALLEALGQTPPLTVRVNRLRTDRDALRQRLAREGVEAHPTRWSPDGLVLSGVASTGSLKELASFREGLFSVQDESSMLVAPVVDPRPGDLVLDVAAAPGGKAAHLAERMGDRGRVLAIDLHPQRLELVEENARRLGLRSIETVCADARSVGRLFAGRADAVLCDLPCSGLGTLHRRPDARWRKQEADIPALATLQDEILESAWGALRPGGVLVYSTCTITPEENEERVEALVRRHPDLVPEDLTPYLPAGLAGEPGVREGRIQLLPHRHGTDGFFIARLRRRSG